In Fusarium oxysporum f. sp. lycopersici 4287 chromosome 6, whole genome shotgun sequence, a single window of DNA contains:
- a CDS encoding hypothetical protein (At least one base has a quality score < 10), with translation MTKKKTRRGRSRLDQLSRIFKAKAITDRALAQKQSNFRGKRSFPTDVSPLLVLASLNATESAISHSMGQRIVEQTEAAHYMTMRGESTEIAQSPRFGPDVACFALSNHNLDGGLQPILRGEIESGMNRKHSGSRKQQTNLAELAESEEQRDDAEQLRYEIDEIISHRIKNKTEIELETRWNGCSKPTFVDERTIQQDYPLVLYDYWEPRDGREEATGINLFHVFQIRRWKIKDKKLQFLVQWVGYPPKDSTWELAWKVEKCAKEMHGAYLKTHRAARSAWEKEESKTQT, from the exons ATGACCAAAAAGAAGACGAGAAGGGGCCGGTCACGCCTCGACCAGCTCTCACGCATCTTCAAGGCAAAGGCGATTACAGATAGGGCATTAGCCCAAAAACAATCGAATTTCAGGGGCAAACGTAGCTTTCCTACCGATGTCAGCCCCCTTCTGGTGTTAGCATCCTTAAATGCAACCGAGTCTGCCATTTCCCATTCTATGGGACAGAGGATAGTCGAGCAGACTGAGGCCGCGCACTATATGACAATGCGAGGCGAGTCCACAGAGATTGCCCAGTCCCCAAGATTCGGCCCTGACGTCGCTTGCTTTGCGCTAAGTAACCATAACCTCGACGGTGGACTTCAACCGATATTGAGGGGCGAGATAGAGAGCGGAATGAACCGCAAGCATTCGGGAAGCAGGAAACAACAAACGAATTTGG CTGAACTGGCTGAGTCCGAGGAGCAGCGAGATGATGCAGAGCAGCTGAGATACGAAATCGACGAAATCATCAGTCACCGCATCAAAAACAAAACCGAGATCGAGCTCGAGACCAGATGGAATGGCTGCTCCAAGCCCACGTTTGTCGATGAGCGTACAATTCAACAAGACTACCCACTTGTGCTCTACGATTACTGGGAACCCAGGGACGGCCGCGAGGAAGCAACAGGAATAAATTTGTTTCATGTTTTCCAAATCCGCCGGTGGaagatcaaggacaagaaatTGCAATTCCTGGTGCAATGGGTTGGATACCCACCTAAAGATTCAACATGGGAGCTTGCTTGGAAGGTGGAAAAATGTGCGAAAGAAATGCATGGGGCGTATTTAAAGACGCACAGGGCTGCGAGATCTGCTTGGGAGAAGGAGGAAAGTAAGACACAAACTTGA
- a CDS encoding hypothetical protein (At least one base has a quality score < 10) encodes MTKKKTRRGRSRLDQLSRIFKAKAITDRALAQKQSNFRGKRSFPTDVSPLLVLASLNATESAISHSMGQRIVEQTEAAHYMTMRGESTEIAQSPRFGPDVACFALSNHNLDGGLQPILRGEIESGMNRKHSGSRKQQTNLGKRMGPSMPEGPGEPVDAGNTAELAESEEQRDDAEQLRYEIDEIISHRIKNKTEIELETRWNGCSKPTFVDERTIQQDYPLVLYDYWEPRDGREEATGINLFHVFQIRRWKIKDKKLQFLVQWVGYPPKDSTWELAWKVEKCAKEMHGAYLKTHRAARSAWEKEESKTQT; translated from the coding sequence ATGACCAAAAAGAAGACGAGAAGGGGCCGGTCACGCCTCGACCAGCTCTCACGCATCTTCAAGGCAAAGGCGATTACAGATAGGGCATTAGCCCAAAAACAATCGAATTTCAGGGGCAAACGTAGCTTTCCTACCGATGTCAGCCCCCTTCTGGTGTTAGCATCCTTAAATGCAACCGAGTCTGCCATTTCCCATTCTATGGGACAGAGGATAGTCGAGCAGACTGAGGCCGCGCACTATATGACAATGCGAGGCGAGTCCACAGAGATTGCCCAGTCCCCAAGATTCGGCCCTGACGTCGCTTGCTTTGCGCTAAGTAACCATAACCTCGACGGTGGACTTCAACCGATATTGAGGGGCGAGATAGAGAGCGGAATGAACCGCAAGCATTCGGGAAGCAGGAAACAACAAACGAATTTGGGTAAGCGAATGGGCCCAAGCATGCCAGAGGGTCCAGGGGAGCCAGTTGACGCAGGTAATACAGCTGAACTGGCTGAGTCCGAGGAGCAGCGAGATGATGCAGAGCAGCTGAGATACGAAATCGACGAAATCATCAGTCACCGCATCAAAAACAAAACCGAGATCGAGCTCGAGACCAGATGGAATGGCTGCTCCAAGCCCACGTTTGTCGATGAGCGTACAATTCAACAAGACTACCCACTTGTGCTCTACGATTACTGGGAACCCAGGGACGGCCGCGAGGAAGCAACAGGAATAAATTTGTTTCATGTTTTCCAAATCCGCCGGTGGaagatcaaggacaagaaatTGCAATTCCTGGTGCAATGGGTTGGATACCCACCTAAAGATTCAACATGGGAGCTTGCTTGGAAGGTGGAAAAATGTGCGAAAGAAATGCATGGGGCGTATTTAAAGACGCACAGGGCTGCGAGATCTGCTTGGGAGAAGGAGGAAAGTAAGACACAAACTTGA